The sequence TAAAATTACAGGGCCACTCCCTGCAATCATGAAGTTGGTTGATGAGAAAAAACTCGACTTGGATGTCCCGTTCAGTACGTATTGGAAGCCTTGGAGAAAAAGAAAGAGCAAGAAAGATCTTACACTAAGACAAATCTTAAGTCATCAAGCTGGTTTGGTCCCCTACATCGTTTTTATGGCAAAAGTGATGAAAGATGGAAAAATTAAAAACCGATTTATAAGGAAAAAGCCGAACCCACGATTTCAAAAACAGGTTTATGATGGACTTTATATCCGAAATCGATTTCAGCGAAAAATGCATCGTATCATTAATCGCTCAAAAGTATCAGATGATAAGGTCTATAAATATTCTGGACTCTCCTTTCTTATTTTTCCTGAGTTAATCTCCCAACTCACCCAAATGGAATATGAAACATACCTAAAAGAGAATTTTTACACTCCGTTAGGTTGTAAGACCTTAAGTTTTAATCCAACCAACAAAAACTTTCCTAATGCCATAGTTCCTACAGAAAAGGATACGCTTTTTAGAAACGATCTCGTAAAAGGATGGGTACATGACGAAAATGCTTCGCTCTTAGGTGGGGTTTCAGGAAATGCAGGATTGTTTGGTACCGCAGAAGATATGTCAAAAATCATGTCCTTCTATCAAAATTATGGCTCCTATTCAGGCATGCAGCTTATTTCTGAAGAGACGGTCAAGGAATTTACAAAAATTCAATTTCCAGATAATGAAAATAGGAGGGGATTGGGTTTTGATAAACCATTAATTGGGAATGATACACTAGACTTAAAAGATGCCTATCCGTCACCCATGGCAAGCAACACAAGTTTTGGGCATTCAGGGTTTACGGGCACTTTTATTTGGGCAGACCCCGAAAACCAATTGGTATTTATTTTTCTTTCAAACAGGGTATACCCCACAAGAAACAATAGAAATCTTTACAAATTAAACATCAGAACCGCTCTGCAAGATGTTTTTTATAAAGCAACTTTAAATTAACAGGCATCAATTCATTATCTTGGTGTTTATAGCTAAAACCAATGGGAATTCTACTTTTTTATGCCTTTATCTCTATATTCTTTTCATTTCTATGTTCCATTCTGGAAGCAGTATTGTTAAGCATTACCCCGACCTTCATTAATATAAAAAAACAAGAGGGCAAAGAGTACGCCAGCGAGCTGGAACTTCTTAAAAAGGATGTGGACAAACCCCTGATTGCCATTCTTACCCTTAATACCATTGCGCATACTGTAGGTGCCATTTTGGTTGGTGTTCAAGCTAAGGTTGCTTATGCAGAACTGTATGGGACCTCTACCCGTACTTTTATGGGGTTTGAATTTACCGAGGACCTTATGGTTGGCGTTGTGTCCACCCTAATGACTATTTTAATTTTGGTAGCCTCAGAAATTATTCCAAAAACGATAGGTGCAACCTACTGGAAACAGTTATCCAATTTCACGGCAAAAGCTTTAAACGTGATGGTCTTCATTCTTAAATGGACTGGCTTGCTATGGCTTCTGCAACTATTTACAAAACTTATAGGAAAAAAGGGGCATCATGGGAGTGTGTTAAGTAGAGAAGATTTTACAGCAATGACAGATATTGCCCATGAAGAAGGTGTTTTTCAGGAATCGGAATCCAAAGTGATTAAAAATCTTTTGAAGTTTGATGAAATCTTGGCCAAAGATGTAATGACACCAAGAACGGTGCTGAAAATTGCCTCTGAGGAAACTACTATCCAAGATTTTTTCGAAGCCAATAGGCCACTTCGCTTTTCAAGAATCCCGCTTTATAAAGATCGAATGGATAACATAACCGGCTACTTCCTAAAAGATGAGCTTATGGAGGCCATTATCAACAAAAAAGGCAAACAAGCTGTCTCTACTTTAAAACGCGAAATTTTAGTTACTGACCGCGCAAAACCCATTCCAGAACTATTTGAAAAGTTCGTAGCACAAAGAGAGCATGTTTCTTTAGTGGTTGATGAATATGGTTCGGTCAGTGGTTTGGTTACCATGGAAGATGTGATTGAAACATTGCTTGGGTTGGAGATTATGGACGAAAGCGACAACGTTGAAGACCTTCAAGTACTTGCTAGAAAGAACTGGGAAAGCAGAGCAAAGCGCATAGGAATTATTGAAGAAAAAGATGATATAAACTAATGGAAGTTGCTTATTTACAAACTCCCATGGGTATGGCAGAGCTTCAAGGTGACGAAAACGGACTTGCTTCAGTATCTGTTTTAAACGAAGAAAAACCTATTGGTATAATTCCCGAGGTTTTAGAGGATGCCATATATCAGTTTCAAGAATATTTTCAAGGAACCAGAGAGTATTTTGATTTAAAACTAAACCCCTCTGGAACTGATTTTCAAAAAAAGGTATGGGATGCCCTTTGTGAAATCCCCTACGGAAAAACAGTTTCTTATCTTGAGCTTTCTAAAAAATTGGGTGACCCCAAAGCCATACGCGCCGTAGCCGCCGCCAATGGTAAAAACCCACTCTGGATTATTGTTCCATGCCATCGAGTAATCGGAAGCAATGGAGATCTTGTTGGTTACGCCGGTGGGCTACACCGCAAGAAATGGCTTTTAGAACATGAGAGTCCTGCCAAGCAGATGACTCTCTTTTAATATTTTAATATGCTTTATAAACTTAACCTAGAACATATCCTCTTTTTGGATATTGAAACTGTACCCCAAAAACCAAGTTTCGCAGATTTAGATGAAACCACCCAAATGCTCTGGGAGCAAAAATCTCAGTACCAACGTAAAGATGAATTTACCCCAGAAGAGTTTTATGAACGTGCAGGAATCTGGGCTGAATTTGGCAAAGTAATCTGCATCTCTGTTGGTTACTTTATTGTTAAAGGCGATACCCGAAACTTTCGAGTCACTTCCTTTTACGGAGAGGAACTAGAACTCTTAAAACAGTTTAAACAATTGCTTCAGGAACATTTTAATCAGACCAGACACCTCCTGTGTGCCCATAATGGCAAAGAGTTCGATTTTCCCTACATAGCTCGTCGGATGGTCATTAATGGAATGAATTTGCCCTATAAATTAGATTTATTTGGCAAAAAACCTTGGGACATCCCTCATTTAGATACCATGGAGCTATGGAAGTTTGGGGATTACAAACATTTTACCTCGCTAAAATTGTTGGCCCATATATTGGGTATCCCTTCGCCCAAAGAGGATATGGATGGCAGCATGGTTAAAGGTGTTTTTTATGAAGAAAATGATTTAAATCGAATTGTTTCTTATTGCGAATTGGATGTTGTCACCACCGCTCAAGTTTTCTTGAAACTGCGAAATGAATCATTGCTTACTGAAGAAGAAATTAAAAAAATATGACCGTTACTAGGATAGGGATTTTACTTAAAATAAGAGAGAGATTTTCTGAATACCAATAAAAGTGAACATTGTCACTTCGAGCGCAGTTGAGAAGTCTTTAAAACTCCACTTTTTAAGTAGGTCTCGACTGCGCTCGACCTGACATGAGTCTCTATAAATTACAATCAAATGACAAAGATTTATCCTTGTATCGAACTCATATTAGTTAAGTAGAACGGGGGTTTTTCTGAAAAATCGTTTGCAACTATTCTACCCGTTTTAAGAAAGTATATGAAGGATATCCTTAGTTTTTATAAAATTTAGAGCTTTTCATACCAGAATGATCTTGAACGACCAAAACATACAGTCCAGAAGCTAAATCGGAAACATTTATCGCTTCTATTGGGGTGCCTTTCTTAACGATGTTGCCAGAAGAAGTAACAATAGAGTAAACTGCATCCTCAGACAGTTTTGCATCAACGGTAAGCCATTCTACTGCTGGGTTTGGATACAACATAATTTCCAGCTCTTCACCCACTTCAAAAGGTTTGTAGACAATAAGCTGCGTTTCTGCGCCATTAAACTCAAATTTAATTTCCTCCGAAAAATCGGATACCACGTTCTCAGTACAAATGGAACGAATCCTTGCTTCATAAGTAACTCCCTCTTCTAGGTTGGAGAATTCAAAACTGTTTTCCCAGACCAATTCACTGTTCCAATTGTTTTCATTTGAGGCCTTGTATTGAACTTCAAAAAGAGTCTCCTCAGCATCTGACCATGAAATGGTTGAGCTATCCTCTGTTGAGAAAAGCAATTCAATATTTGAAGGGATTTCTATGTTGCATTTTGAAACTTGGGCTCCAGAAACCAGTAATGAAAAATCTTGAAATCCGTTTACCAATGTCCCTTTATGCGAAACGGTAATGGTATACTCTCCTCTAGCATTATCAATTTCCACTCGTTCAAAAGGATCTACTAAATTGTCTCCTTTTGTAGCCGCATCATTTACTCTGGCAGCATTCAATTTCCAAGGGTAGTAGGTAGCTCCGTTTTTGGTGATTCTAATATCCAAATCGTTCATCAATGCTGGGGTTGTACCATTTAAATCTCCTCTATTGATGTATTCTCCTTCAGGATCTGTCCAAGAAATGGAAGCGAACAGAGTTTCATTTCCATTTGCATTAATGGTAATAGAAAAAGTATTACCATTTGTTAAACTTTCTTCTTCAATAAGGCTACTATAGCCTTTGTTTTGTAAAACTTCTGCAGCTGACTTTGCATTCATTATTCCCCATCCCATTTTGTAATCTGGCCCGGGAGCATGCACATCATCAGCAGTGTGCAAAGCAAGTCCTTTAAGTGTGGCCGCTTTCATAAAACCGTCATATAATTCTTCATGGTATTGCTGCAACAACAAAAGAGCCCCTGTTACCCCTGGTGCTGCCATTGAGGTGCCTGCGGAAGCATCGTAACTTGTATTGGTCGTAGAACTTGTAGAAAATATGGAAGACCCATCACCGGCAAGATCTGGTTTTATTCTGCCGTCATCAATGGGACCTTGACTGCTGTATGCTGCTATGTTGGCTTCAAGCAATTCTCCTTTACTTCCAATTTTTGTATTTGCCCCTGCAATGGTAAGCCCGTTTTTAGAAGTTGCAAATCCGAGTAATAAATCAAACCCATCAGCAGTTGTACCAAAATTGGGAGTTTCATTATCAAAAGATTTTTGGGCGTTACCCGCCGCTGTTACCTTTAAATAATATGG is a genomic window of Flagellimonas sp. CMM7 containing:
- a CDS encoding S8 family serine peptidase, with the translated sequence MDCKIPAWARGIFSSFLFSVLSIFSAFGQSKSEKDFIQSTYNQNKIGSFVSKMEAEQQSKEVKINQILKTNNWKRSEKLADGTVVALKDIGTDGTPLFYTTLNDPSRQVSRANVLYSDGLLNLGLDGSGLQVGVWDAGVALTTHQEFDGRAKNGDASEETGFHATLVTGNLISSGIKPNAKGVAYGAEALSHDWTRDKIEVAEAAANGLLLSNHSYGIKSDRVPDWYFGSYIKVSQDWDKIMYNAPYYLKVTAAGNAQKSFDNETPNFGTTADGFDLLLGFATSKNGLTIAGANTKIGSKGELLEANIAAYSSQGPIDDGRIKPDLAGDGSSIFSTSSTTNTSYDASAGTSMAAPGVTGALLLLQQYHEELYDGFMKAATLKGLALHTADDVHAPGPDYKMGWGIMNAKSAAEVLQNKGYSSLIEEESLTNGNTFSITINANGNETLFASISWTDPEGEYINRGDLNGTTPALMNDLDIRITKNGATYYPWKLNAARVNDAATKGDNLVDPFERVEIDNARGEYTITVSHKGTLVNGFQDFSLLVSGAQVSKCNIEIPSNIELLFSTEDSSTISWSDAEETLFEVQYKASNENNWNSELVWENSFEFSNLEEGVTYEARIRSICTENVVSDFSEEIKFEFNGAETQLIVYKPFEVGEELEIMLYPNPAVEWLTVDAKLSEDAVYSIVTSSGNIVKKGTPIEAINVSDLASGLYVLVVQDHSGMKSSKFYKN
- a CDS encoding CNNM domain-containing protein, which produces MGILLFYAFISIFFSFLCSILEAVLLSITPTFINIKKQEGKEYASELELLKKDVDKPLIAILTLNTIAHTVGAILVGVQAKVAYAELYGTSTRTFMGFEFTEDLMVGVVSTLMTILILVASEIIPKTIGATYWKQLSNFTAKALNVMVFILKWTGLLWLLQLFTKLIGKKGHHGSVLSREDFTAMTDIAHEEGVFQESESKVIKNLLKFDEILAKDVMTPRTVLKIASEETTIQDFFEANRPLRFSRIPLYKDRMDNITGYFLKDELMEAIINKKGKQAVSTLKREILVTDRAKPIPELFEKFVAQREHVSLVVDEYGSVSGLVTMEDVIETLLGLEIMDESDNVEDLQVLARKNWESRAKRIGIIEEKDDIN
- a CDS encoding serine hydrolase, with the translated sequence MKNLVLATLFLFLFVQTNNAQQYVANEIPSEPAFDEASVAIEVDSIMTHGIKNNAFPGAQLLVAKDNQVIFHKAYGYHTYDSIQNVGLNDIYDLASVTKITGPLPAIMKLVDEKKLDLDVPFSTYWKPWRKRKSKKDLTLRQILSHQAGLVPYIVFMAKVMKDGKIKNRFIRKKPNPRFQKQVYDGLYIRNRFQRKMHRIINRSKVSDDKVYKYSGLSFLIFPELISQLTQMEYETYLKENFYTPLGCKTLSFNPTNKNFPNAIVPTEKDTLFRNDLVKGWVHDENASLLGGVSGNAGLFGTAEDMSKIMSFYQNYGSYSGMQLISEETVKEFTKIQFPDNENRRGLGFDKPLIGNDTLDLKDAYPSPMASNTSFGHSGFTGTFIWADPENQLVFIFLSNRVYPTRNNRNLYKLNIRTALQDVFYKATLN
- a CDS encoding 3'-5' exonuclease, with the protein product MLYKLNLEHILFLDIETVPQKPSFADLDETTQMLWEQKSQYQRKDEFTPEEFYERAGIWAEFGKVICISVGYFIVKGDTRNFRVTSFYGEELELLKQFKQLLQEHFNQTRHLLCAHNGKEFDFPYIARRMVINGMNLPYKLDLFGKKPWDIPHLDTMELWKFGDYKHFTSLKLLAHILGIPSPKEDMDGSMVKGVFYEENDLNRIVSYCELDVVTTAQVFLKLRNESLLTEEEIKKI
- a CDS encoding methylated-DNA--[protein]-cysteine S-methyltransferase, which translates into the protein MEVAYLQTPMGMAELQGDENGLASVSVLNEEKPIGIIPEVLEDAIYQFQEYFQGTREYFDLKLNPSGTDFQKKVWDALCEIPYGKTVSYLELSKKLGDPKAIRAVAAANGKNPLWIIVPCHRVIGSNGDLVGYAGGLHRKKWLLEHESPAKQMTLF